One genomic segment of Jaculus jaculus isolate mJacJac1 chromosome 2, mJacJac1.mat.Y.cur, whole genome shotgun sequence includes these proteins:
- the LOC101612479 gene encoding dolichyl-diphosphooligosaccharide--protein glycosyltransferase subunit 4-like, translating into MITDEQLVIFADMLGVSLFLLVVLSHYVAVNNPEKQESMWRFLCPRVPRPSLRQDGGCEGPSH; encoded by the coding sequence ATGATCACCGATGAGCAGCTCGTCATCTTCGCCGACATGCTGGGCGTGTCGCTTTTCTTGCTTGTAGTTCTCTCCCACTACGTGGCAGTCAACAATCCCGAGAAGCAGGAATCAATGTGGCGCTTTCTCTGCCCCAGGGTTCCAAGACCTAGTCTGAGGCAAGATGGAGGGTGTGAGGGGCCTTCACACTAA